From Calditrichia bacterium, the proteins below share one genomic window:
- a CDS encoding universal stress protein has product MKLLKNILFATDFSRSSAQALSMCIDVAKTLGSQVFLLHVIENGHLPDLTLNMVKSAAIEALEKIGYDLHQNGIKVPHKFVLNGVPFDKIIKYADFYNVNLVIIGSGDFAKNEPFPLGLTAQKVVRKSAKPVWVVKNYPEKGIQRIICPVDFSEVSEKALQNAIHFARNFESELLVTHVVEPITGGFIGGIAFEEDQDDIFETEQQQFLEFLEKFDFFNIQWHHMLKRGPAFASILETIDSYKPDLLIMGSTGRVGISRLLLGSVAEKVTRQLPCSFIVEKQDEPIQVITEAKRNDLQSLYAEGNELLEKEFLREAIEEFEQCLNIDLYYEPAWTALSIAYDRLGDTKNAEHCRKRAMQIHETNWKKKVRAEIRSKSAIFNKTTKHF; this is encoded by the coding sequence ATGAAATTGTTAAAGAATATTTTATTCGCGACCGATTTTTCGCGATCATCGGCGCAGGCGCTATCGATGTGCATCGATGTTGCCAAAACGCTCGGTTCGCAGGTTTTTTTGCTGCACGTTATCGAAAACGGGCATCTGCCCGATCTGACGTTGAATATGGTAAAATCTGCTGCGATCGAAGCACTCGAAAAAATCGGTTATGACCTCCATCAGAACGGTATCAAAGTACCGCACAAATTTGTGCTCAACGGCGTTCCGTTCGACAAAATCATCAAATATGCGGATTTTTACAACGTTAATCTGGTGATCATCGGCAGCGGCGATTTTGCCAAAAACGAGCCGTTTCCGCTCGGCTTGACCGCCCAAAAAGTGGTCCGGAAATCGGCGAAACCGGTTTGGGTTGTCAAAAATTACCCGGAAAAAGGCATTCAGCGCATCATTTGCCCGGTCGATTTTTCCGAAGTTTCTGAAAAGGCACTGCAAAACGCCATTCATTTCGCACGGAATTTTGAATCGGAATTGCTGGTTACCCATGTTGTTGAACCGATAACCGGCGGATTTATCGGCGGCATCGCTTTTGAAGAAGATCAGGATGACATTTTCGAAACGGAACAGCAGCAGTTTCTGGAATTTTTGGAGAAGTTCGATTTCTTCAATATTCAGTGGCACCACATGCTGAAACGCGGTCCGGCTTTCGCCAGCATTCTGGAAACGATTGACAGTTACAAACCGGATTTGCTGATAATGGGTTCCACCGGACGAGTCGGCATTTCCCGGTTGCTGTTGGGCAGCGTTGCGGAAAAAGTTACCCGGCAACTGCCATGTTCGTTTATCGTTGAAAAACAGGATGAGCCGATTCAGGTGATCACCGAAGCAAAGCGTAATGACCTGCAATCGCTGTATGCGGAAGGCAACGAGCTGCTGGAAAAAGAATTTCTCCGAGAAGCCATCGAGGAATTTGAGCAATGCCTGAATATTGATTTGTATTACGAACCGGCGTGGACAGCTCTTTCGATTGCTTACGACCGTTTGGGCGACACAAAAAATGCCGAGCATTGCCGCAAACGCGCGATGCAAATTCACGAAACCAACTGGAAAAAAAAAGTCCGGGCAGAAATCCGGTCTAAATCCGCAATTTTTAACAAAACAACGAAGCACTTTTGA